A genomic window from Salvia hispanica cultivar TCC Black 2014 chromosome 5, UniMelb_Shisp_WGS_1.0, whole genome shotgun sequence includes:
- the LOC125186654 gene encoding 60S ribosomal protein L14-2-like, whose protein sequence is MAFKRYVEIGRVALVNYGKDYGKLVVIVDVIDQNRALVDSPDMVRSQMNFKRLSLTDIKIDIKRVPKKKTLVAAMEAADVKGKWESSSWGRKLIVQNRRAALNDFDRFKLMLAKIKKAGVVRQELAKLKKEIPA, encoded by the exons atg GCGTTCAAAAGGTACGTCGAGATCGGCCGCGTCGCCCTCGTCAATTACGGAAAGGACTATGGCAAGCTCGTCGTCATCGTCGACGTCATCGACCAAAACAGG GCTCTTGTTGACTCCCCTGATATGGTCAGAAGCCAGATGAACTTCAAGAGGCTCTCTCTTACCGACATCAAGATTGACATCAAGAGGGTGCCAAAGAAGAAGACTCTTGTTGCGGCTATGGAGGCTGCTGATGTTAAGGGGAAATGGGAAAGCAGCTCGTGGGGAAGAAAGTTGATTGTTCAGAACAGAAGGGCTGCCCTCAATGATTTTGACCGATTTAAGCTTATGTTGGCCAAGATCAAG AAAGCCGGTGTTGTCCGACAAGAGCTTGCCAAGCTTAAGAAAGAGATTCCTGCATGA